The following DNA comes from Ammospiza caudacuta isolate bAmmCau1 chromosome 7, bAmmCau1.pri, whole genome shotgun sequence.
AGCCACCCCTATCAGGGCAGATTCCTCCTGCTGTGGAGATGGTGCTGCATGGTCAGGGCTGGCCTCAGCTTTATcctaaagggaagggaaaggggctgtCAGCTTTGGCTGTGTCAGTGAAACTCCTGCACTGTCAGCCTGGGCATCAGCAGATGGGCCTCTGCCCTCTCTCTGAAAGtgcctcctcagcctcctctcccaacagacagcagcagcagcaccttggctTGCAGCATCTCTCTTTTTCTGGCCTGCCCTTAAGGCCCcgctgccagggagatgcccctgggcagtgcccagtgctgggaggtgtctgcagggcagagctgagcccccagggctgggctgggccctggcagcacaggcagggacaagGCTTGGATAGAGAGAAACAGCTCCCAGTAGGCACAAGttcaggcagcagagagccagaGCAACCCTTGGTATCCATTCCTGTCCAGCTACAAAGGGAAAGAGCAAAGAGTTGGAGAGATTGATTTTGAAACAGGAGTCTTCAAAAAGGccacattatttttaaatacagttttaaattTGTACATCCTTAATAGAGGGAGGTTAAATGAGCAAATGGCACCTGTGTGGGAACAGCAGGTCTGACTgcactggggcacagggagccctgtTTTCTCTCTAGGCTCCCCAGTGTTCAGCCTGAGAGCAATGCTAAGAACAGGACTTCTGACCCTTCTAAAAACCACACAGCTAATCTAGCAGCCCAAATCTAcactcaaattaaaaaaaaaaaaagggaaatgaaattttcccaaagaaaaggaagcaaTTTTTAGTGCTTGTGTAAGAAAATAGCATAGGATTCACTGAAGATACTTTGTCCAAATTGTCAATGTTGTCTTTGAACAGCTCGCAATGTCCAGAACGAAGAAAcgtccaacagcagctccatcaggcacttcctcctgctggcattggaagacacgcggcagctgcagttcctgcacttctgcctcttgctgggcatctccctggctgccctcctgggcaacggcctcatcatcagcgccatTATTggcggccaccacctgcacacacccatgttcttcttcctgctcaacctggccctcagtgacctgggcatgatctgcaccactgtccccaaagccatgcacaattccctctgggacaccagggacatctcctacacTGGATGTGCTACTCAGgtatttctgtttgtatttttcttttcagcagagctttccctcctgaccgtcatgtgctacgaccgctacatgtccatctgcaaacccctgcactacgagaccctcctgggcagcagagcttgtgcccacatggcagcagctgcctgggccagtggctttctcaatgctctgctgcacacagccaatacattttcattgcccctgtgccatggcaatgccctgggccagttcttctgtgaaatcctaCAGAttctcaagctctcctgctcacactccAAACTCAGGGAAGTTGGATTCCTTGCTGTTGGCTCCTGTTTAgcttttggctgctttgtgttcattgttttctcctatgtgcagatcttcagggctgtgctaaagatcccctctgagcagggacggcacaaagccttttccacctgcctccctcaccttgCTGTGGTCTCCCTATTCCTCTGCACTGGCACATTTGcctacctgaagcccccctccatctcgtccccatccctggatctggccctgtcagttctgtactcagtggtgcctccagtacttaaccccctcatctacaccctgaggaaccaggagctcaagaATGGTCTGAGGAAAATTATGACAAATGCTTTTCAGAAGCAATAAACTCTCATTCTGCCACATAGCTCTATGGTGTTACTCAATAATTCTCACTCTGTGTCCTGTATTTTTTGCTATTTACACAGGTGTTACACTTTTGTGAATTTGTTCACACAACAATTTTTGACTctactgtttttattttagtatttttctttagtatcgCACCCAGAGACTGTATAAACCAGGATCTGTACTACCTCTGTACTACCTATgtgtttacacaaaataaagaaCTCTGTATTGCTACATGTGCCTGACCTCTTTCCTCCCtggcttctctggagctgcagggttggtgcctctgggcagagctggaggagaaaagggaacCCCAGTGTTCCTCCCTGCCAGGGAGCCCCAGGGCTTCTCCTCCATAACCTCCCCTTCCTTCACTTCCACACTCCCCTTCAGTGCCCCTGTGCTGGTTTTAGGCCTCAGGGCTCTTCCAGCTcagtccctgtcctgctgcgTGACTGTCCAGGgactgcaggcagggacagagcatgGGCACTTCTGGGacagagctggctctgcagcagcatttccattgtgcaagggcctctccccagtgcaGGACCTGAAAGCTTCAATCCTCTTCCCAGTTTGCTCTCAGGGATGTGCCCAACACAGGGTCCTGAAGAGGACTTCTGCTGGTCACCAGAAGTGACCAGCAGAAGTGTGGCAGTGATCAGGATGGGgttgtcccagcagtgcccttgcAAAGCCAGCACTGCTACAACAGTGGCCTCTCACCCCAGGTCACAGAGATAGCTCTTCCCTCCATGGAGGGACATCAAGTGACGGGGTCAGGAGTCCGTGTTTGCAGTGCACAGCCATTCCACAGCCCTCAACAtcctgtgtgtgtgaggggaCATAAACCCAGTGAGCACAAAcaccttcagctgctcctggagcttccaGAGAGTAACATCCCCTGGGAACCCctgagtgcagggctgggatgagctcctgagcacagagctccccGTGTTCATCCCTTTGGCCGTGGGGCACCtcaggaagggcagggcagggcagggcagcgcAGGGTGACACCCGCAAGGCTGAggtccctgccaggctctggcaCTGACAGTGGAGCCCAGGGAgcctctgcccatgctgcaatgaactctgtgtgtgtgtgtgtgtgtgtgtgcaagggAAGGACTCGTGTGCCtggacagccctggggctgtgagcagggcaTGAGCCCAGCTCAGGGGTGAGCACCTGACAGAGCCCTGACATTGTTGGCTGTGCCCATAAGAGAAGAGTTGGTCAAGGTGACTGCAGTTAAACCCCCCTGGCCATCAAGTGACAGCCAAGTGTCTCTGTCACCGTCCCTCCTTCAtcagaaaacaggagaaaataagGTGAAAACATTGGGGGTCATAATAAAGGGAGATTAATACTGGAGGGACTAAAAAGCAAAGGCCAAATTCAGAAGCAAGGAAAACCACGGGAAAAAAAGAGTTCAGCACACATAATGGTTGCTTTGGAAGACAAATATATTAATACAGAAAATCCAGAGACCTTCTTGACCCACACATTTCCCTGCTGATCAGGACATCACATGGAATGGAAGAGCCCTGGGGCCAgtccagcccagctgtcccaTCCCTATGCCCCCAGGAACACCTGCCCACCCCAGCCTATTGGTGGAGGATTGCAGAGATGCCTCATGtggggccagccctgctcagggacaggcaAAGCCTTGGTCTGGGACCGACCCTGCTGCAGCCACGAGAGCcaagcacagcaggacaggggtgTCTTGGCAAAGGGAACTCCATGCCAGCCACACCCAGGCCAAGGGGGCTCAGGGGCCCCCTCTCACCTCTGCTATTCCACAATTCAATGAATCTTTTCATTGGAGAGCTCTTTGAAAAGAGAATTGCTAGAGAGGCAGAAGCAGAGCTATAAAATGCACCAgtaaaaacacagcagctcctgtgagaAATGAACCCTCCCAGGGCAGTACTGTGGCAGGAGAAGAACCCAGAAGGAGAGGGATGAGCTCAGTGCACttgtgtgtgtccccaggcacAGAGGGTGAGCGTGGGCAGAggtcagggcagggctggcagtggcagggcagagccaggggacAGCAAGATGGGAgtgtgcagcctgcagggacactgcagcagctgtggacAGTGCAGGACAAGCTGTGCTGGACATGGCCAagggccctggcagggctggcagtgcccaggagaagccaagtcttggtgccctggggcacagcagggtctgcaCCACCAAGcgctgtgaggagacaccttgtcctgaggccctggggcctcctggcacagccccagccaggctgggcactgtcagccccttgtcctgccctcagcatccctccACTGAGTgcccccagctgagccctgggcacacaggagggacaggatctgccttccccagggctgggcttagGCCTTGGCCtttctgctgcctccagccagcccaggcTCTACTCAGCATCTGAgctgcctgcacagagcccctgcCTCCCCGCACTCCTGGCCTCAGGGATCTGCTGGGATGAGTCCCTGGGGacccttgctcaggaatggccctgggggctctgtaatgctcccagggactgcaggtttttcaaaggactttgggtttggcatttgccttggagtctctgagaggtcTGTGCAATCGTGGCCTCCAGTTCTCTAAAGAGTCCaggaggagcctgtgttggtgATGGACCTCACTGGGACTGACACTGAAACTGCATGAAAACCAGAAACTCCAACAACATCTTCTCAGTGTTACAGAATTTTGGCATTACTTTATTCTTGCCAGGATGTTATTGTGGCCAGCACGTGCAATAGAAATCATTCCATCCACACATGTCCGGGTTGCACAGTGAAAATCATTCAATCACACATTGCTTTTTACTATGTTTCTCATACATTTATACAGACCAAACTCAAAGAAATTAATGTTCTTTGCTCTTAAATTACACAATTCTTAGTATTTGATCTCCTATTGATGATTGCTCCATTCGCCTCTGATGTCAATTAAGTCCTCATTCTTTGATTCCCTTCTCAATCTTTTCCCAGTCCAGGTGTCTCACCACACTGGGGGTGATGTTCATTAATGTTCATTTACCTCCTGTGCATCTTCTGGCCACTCCCAATCTGTATATGTTAAGCTTATCAGGCCTCCCCCAACCCTGGTGAACAGAGTCTTTTGAAGAGAAACTTCAATTCCCCTACACCTGGGCGAatgtgcctgggccagtctgacccttgctgctgggccaaaggcagcaactgtggtgttatcaccccagagatacctttagcttgctggtggttgcagctgggcactgaacaagtccaggcttgttaggaactctgtttacctcaggaggaaagcttcaggcgatggtgaagaggaaaaggagatggattctgctggagggtttatatccagaggtttattccatgaTTACAGAGGTGTGAatgtgagcaactgctccaacagaatcccaACTGCATGGCCTGATcacctttttaagctcagggacaggggaaggggagggaacaggTGAGCCacccaaccaggtgagaggggcagggtctcagggggggATGACAcctagacaggccaatgacccctgggcctgaggggcatcctttgaacttgaccaaccacatGACAtcttgctggaatgttaaacttgattgacagcccagcagggggcgaggggggaaggggaagagaggtattggcacacctggggaaggaagtttACAATATACTGCAACATCTCCCcctagttttgtttaaaaagaagaggaCTGTGTTTGTGGTGCAGAATGATTGCCAAACCATGGTTGATAAATCAGTTCTTCCTCTACAGGAGGGTCAGTGTCTTCCAGAGGCTTCTAGGTCATCCATTGGAGCACTGAGGGCTTCCAAATGGTAGACCTCAGGAGGGGGAGATGAGCTTGAAATTAACTTGAGAACCATGTGTTTGATTAGTCCAAAAACAATGGTAACAACTacaaaattatagaaaaaataaacagcactaAAAACACAGTTTTCAGAATAGATCCCAACCAGCCGGAGAGTCCCCAGCCTTTGAACAGTCCATTCAGCCAGTTGTCAGTTTCTCTGTTGACGTCCGAGAGCCTTTGTCAAGGTAGTTCATATGTGGTTTGGGTTGCGGCACTATGCAGGAGATCGCAGGTGGGATGATCACGAGTAGGACGAGAAGCAGGCTCGATCTCATGGCATCTCGAGGCTACACACAAACAGTGGGATCTAAACTGGTACAAAAACTTGAAACAAACATATATTACAAACTATTCCAGATAGGAGGCTTAAATGGAATTTCCTCCAGAGAACGCATGCAGcgttttcttctccaggcagcatgAGCAACCTGGGGTGCTTCTGTAGATTTCTCTGAGACTTTGGGAACATAGGGCTTTACCCATTTGGAAGGAACCCACCTTAAACCAGAGGGGGTGGACACACAGGCATATCCACGTCCCCAAGTAACCAATTTGTAAGGTCCCACAATTTTCCAAGTCTCAGGGTCCTTTACTAAAACTGGAGGTTTTCCTTTCATTAACCTATGACTGCTCCCCGCAAAGTGGTGTAGGATGGATGGGTTCAGGCTGTCAAAAGAACAATTCAGAAAATTGATTGTGAATAGCGCCCTGGATAACTGGATGTGGGGAGGTTCTACCTTCAGAACCTGTTGTTGCTGGTCCAGGACCCTTTTAATATCACGGTGAGTTCTTTCTACAATGGCTTGACCTGTAGGGGAGTAGGGGATGCCAGTTTTGTGCTCTactccccattgctgcaggaagctcccgAATTCCTTGGATTTATAAGCAGGCCCATTATCAGTTTTCAGCTTCTTGGGGATAcccatgaaagaaaaagcctgtAAGAGGTGCTTAATAGCATTGATAGATGattctcctgtgtgggcagaagcagGAGGACTCTCCGAGTTTCCCtctggcacaggagcaggaggaggaggaggatgtgctgcagagcggggctgccctgggcaccatcacagggacatggcaggatggctcctgctgccagggacggctgcaggggctgaagctggggctgcagccagggctacccagggctgtcctgcagagcagctcctgcagccctcagggctcttggccagcccagggcatgtgccacctgccaggggcagctctcagcctgcatggcagctccccatggacGCTGCAGGGGAGAAATTGGAGGTGGAAAGAGCCACCCCCATCAGGGCAGATTCCTCCTGCTGTGGAGA
Coding sequences within:
- the LOC131559615 gene encoding olfactory receptor 14J1-like; the encoded protein is LHYETLLGSRACAHMAAAAWASGFLNALLHTANTFSLPLCHGNALGQFFCEILQILKLSCSHSKLREVGFLAVGSCLAFGCFVFIVFSYVQIFRAVLKIPSEQGRHKAFSTCLPHLAVVSLFLCTGTFAYLKPPSISSPSLDLALSVLYSVVPPFALRDVPNTGS